A window of the Egibacter rhizosphaerae genome harbors these coding sequences:
- a CDS encoding anhydro-N-acetylmuramic acid kinase: MIVLGLISGTSADGIDVAAADLELRDDELVLRPLGCLEVAYPPEVQGEVDALLPPTDAGPDAVCRVDAALGDAFGAAADEANAALAGGQAALVASHGQTVFHWVEDGQARGTLQLGQPARIAHATGLPTIADLRNRDIAAGGHGAPLAAYPDVLLLAGLAEDDAAAGGDEGEPASPTASSQALLNIGGIANLTLRRADGSALAFDSGPGNALIDASVAELTGGRERFDAGGRRGRRGQVHPRLLDVLLDDPYYAAPPPKSTGKEHFHQDYLADRLAVADLEAPTPSRAGDTRGSIEGDDLVATLTALTAETIARAARAHGVGELIASGGGTRNPTLMEELAARAPGVAVRTIDRLGIPSDGKEAYWFAVLGFLSLHNLPGALPSCTGATHASVLGHLSPGANGFPRIRPVERTPRRLRVEAAPSR; this comes from the coding sequence GTGATCGTCCTGGGCCTCATCTCGGGCACGTCGGCCGACGGGATCGACGTGGCAGCGGCCGACCTCGAGTTGCGCGACGACGAGTTGGTGCTGCGGCCGCTCGGGTGCCTGGAGGTCGCCTACCCGCCGGAGGTGCAAGGCGAGGTCGACGCCTTGCTGCCCCCGACGGACGCGGGTCCCGACGCGGTGTGCCGCGTGGATGCCGCGCTCGGGGACGCGTTCGGCGCGGCCGCCGACGAGGCGAACGCGGCACTGGCCGGCGGGCAGGCCGCGCTCGTCGCCAGCCACGGTCAGACGGTGTTCCACTGGGTCGAGGACGGGCAGGCACGCGGCACCCTGCAGCTGGGCCAGCCCGCCCGCATCGCCCACGCCACCGGCCTGCCGACCATCGCGGACCTGCGCAATCGCGACATCGCCGCAGGAGGGCACGGGGCGCCGCTGGCCGCGTACCCCGACGTGCTGCTGCTCGCGGGCCTGGCCGAGGACGACGCGGCGGCGGGGGGCGACGAGGGCGAGCCGGCATCGCCGACGGCGTCCTCGCAGGCGCTGCTGAACATCGGCGGCATCGCGAACCTCACGTTGCGCCGCGCCGACGGGTCGGCGCTCGCGTTCGACAGCGGCCCCGGGAACGCGCTCATCGACGCGAGCGTCGCCGAGCTCACCGGGGGTCGCGAGCGGTTCGATGCCGGCGGGCGTCGTGGCCGGCGCGGACAGGTGCATCCGCGCCTTCTGGACGTGCTGCTCGACGACCCCTACTACGCGGCCCCGCCGCCGAAGTCGACCGGGAAGGAGCACTTCCACCAGGACTACCTCGCCGACCGCCTCGCGGTGGCAGACCTCGAGGCCCCGACCCCGTCCAGGGCAGGTGACACGCGGGGCTCGATCGAGGGTGACGACCTCGTCGCGACGCTGACGGCGCTCACGGCGGAGACGATCGCCCGGGCGGCCCGGGCGCACGGGGTGGGCGAGCTGATCGCGAGCGGTGGCGGGACCCGCAACCCCACGCTGATGGAGGAGCTGGCCGCGAGGGCACCGGGGGTCGCGGTCCGGACGATCGACCGGCTCGGGATCCCCAGCGACGGCAAGGAGGCGTACTGGTTCGCGGTGCTGGGGTTCCTGAGCCTGCACAACCTCCCGGGGGCGCTGCCCTCGTGCACCGGCGCGACCCACGCGTCGGTGCTGGGCCACCTGAGCCCCGGGGCGAACGGGTTCCCGCGTATCCGACCCGTCGAGCGGACGCCCCGGAGGCTGCGCGTCGAGGCCGCGCCGTCCCGGTGA
- a CDS encoding ABC transporter ATP-binding protein — MLRVENLHKTYRLRETGADLRAVDGISFEVERGGILGIVGESGCGKSTTARLLVRLEEPTSGRIELDGRDITAARGSQLEQVHRTVQLVFQDPYASLNPRLRVGSALAEVLRVHGRTARGQPTRARVAELLEMVGLAGEFARRYPHELSGGQRQRVGIARALAVEPEVLVLDEPLSALDVSVQAGIVNLLGRLRAELGLTYVFISHDLGMVRHLSDRIAVMYLGRIVEQGPWRAVSDAPLHPYTQALQAAVPVADPEREQTQELDAVPGELPDPANPPAGCRFHTRCPLAEPGCRTLDPALERLAPAHDVACHVVSRERGGVAATPGSGGVE, encoded by the coding sequence ATGCTGCGCGTCGAGAACCTGCACAAGACGTACCGGCTGCGGGAGACCGGTGCGGATCTACGGGCCGTCGACGGGATCTCGTTCGAGGTCGAGCGCGGCGGGATCCTGGGCATCGTCGGCGAGAGCGGCTGCGGGAAGTCGACCACCGCGAGGCTGCTCGTGCGGCTCGAGGAGCCCACCTCGGGCCGGATCGAGCTCGACGGCCGGGACATCACGGCGGCGCGGGGTAGCCAGCTGGAGCAGGTGCACCGCACCGTGCAGCTCGTGTTCCAGGACCCCTACGCGTCGCTGAACCCGCGGTTGCGGGTGGGCTCCGCACTGGCGGAGGTGCTGCGGGTGCACGGTCGCACCGCACGCGGGCAACCGACCCGCGCGCGGGTCGCCGAGCTGCTCGAGATGGTCGGACTCGCCGGGGAGTTCGCGCGCCGCTACCCGCACGAGCTCTCGGGAGGCCAACGGCAGCGGGTCGGGATCGCCCGCGCCCTGGCCGTCGAGCCCGAGGTGCTCGTGCTCGACGAGCCCCTGTCGGCGCTCGACGTCTCGGTGCAAGCCGGCATCGTCAACCTCCTCGGGCGCCTGCGCGCCGAGCTCGGCCTGACCTACGTGTTCATCTCGCACGACCTCGGCATGGTGCGCCACCTGAGCGACCGGATCGCGGTGATGTACCTCGGGCGGATCGTGGAGCAGGGACCCTGGCGCGCGGTCTCCGACGCGCCCCTGCACCCCTACACGCAAGCGTTGCAGGCGGCCGTGCCGGTCGCCGATCCCGAGCGGGAGCAGACGCAGGAGCTCGACGCCGTCCCCGGCGAGCTCCCGGATCCCGCGAATCCGCCCGCGGGGTGCCGCTTCCACACCCGGTGCCCGCTCGCGGAGCCCGGGTGTCGGACCCTCGACCCTGCGCTCGAGAGGCTCGCCCCCGCGCACGACGTCGCGTGCCACGTGGTCTCCCGTGAGCGTGGTGGCGTGGCGGCCACACCAGGAAGCGGGGGTGTCGAGTGA
- a CDS encoding ABC transporter ATP-binding protein, which yields MSEHATNADRGQRAEAGQRAERGQRAERGQRAEDAVGAPLLSVRDLRVALPGGAHAVRGVSFDLHAGETLGVVGESGCGKSLTMLSVMRLLPPGAEIAGGEVRLDGRTELAGAPETALRRIRGDRLAMIYQDPMTSLNPLMRIGEQIAEGLRAHGWSRRAARERAVEGLGEVGIPEPGRAARAYPHEFSGGMRQRAVIAAALVLDPDVLIADEPTTALDPTIQQQVVNLVRRLQRDRGMAVVWVTHDLGIVARVAERTLVMYAGGVVEGGPTRELFRQPHHPYTHGLLGALPRPTGDRERGPLAQVAGAPPQPGALPVGCLFHPRCPQAIDRCRHDPPELTDRGHAVRAACWVPPDQWAFREGAP from the coding sequence ATGAGCGAGCACGCGACGAACGCCGACCGGGGACAGCGCGCCGAGGCGGGACAGCGCGCCGAGCGGGGACAGCGCGCCGAGCGGGGACAGCGCGCCGAGGACGCGGTGGGCGCGCCGCTGTTGTCGGTGCGCGACCTGCGGGTGGCCCTGCCCGGCGGCGCGCACGCGGTCCGCGGCGTGTCGTTCGACCTGCACGCGGGCGAGACGCTCGGGGTGGTGGGCGAGAGCGGGTGCGGCAAGAGCCTCACGATGCTGTCGGTGATGCGGCTGCTGCCGCCGGGCGCGGAGATCGCCGGGGGCGAGGTGCGCCTCGATGGCCGGACCGAGCTGGCCGGTGCGCCCGAGACCGCGTTGCGGCGCATCCGCGGGGATCGTCTCGCCATGATCTACCAGGACCCGATGACGTCGCTGAATCCGCTCATGCGCATCGGCGAGCAGATCGCCGAGGGTCTGCGAGCGCACGGCTGGTCCCGCCGTGCGGCGCGCGAGCGGGCGGTCGAGGGCCTCGGGGAGGTCGGGATCCCCGAGCCAGGACGTGCGGCGCGGGCCTATCCCCACGAGTTCTCGGGTGGGATGCGCCAACGGGCGGTCATCGCCGCGGCCCTGGTTCTCGACCCCGACGTCCTCATCGCCGACGAGCCCACGACCGCGCTCGACCCGACGATCCAGCAGCAGGTCGTCAACCTCGTGCGGCGTCTACAGCGTGACCGCGGCATGGCGGTCGTCTGGGTGACCCACGACCTCGGGATCGTCGCCCGCGTCGCCGAACGCACGCTCGTGATGTACGCGGGCGGCGTGGTCGAGGGCGGCCCCACACGGGAGCTGTTCCGCCAGCCCCACCACCCGTACACCCACGGCCTGCTCGGCGCGTTGCCCCGCCCCACCGGGGACCGCGAACGGGGCCCGCTCGCCCAGGTGGCGGGTGCACCCCCACAGCCCGGGGCCCTCCCGGTCGGCTGCCTGTTCCACCCGCGCTGCCCGCAGGCGATCGATCGTTGCCGACACGACCCCCCGGAACTCACCGATCGAGGCCACGCGGTCCGCGCCGCCTGTTGGGTGCCGCCCGACCAGTGGGCCTTCCGGGAGGGAGCTCCGTGA
- a CDS encoding ABC transporter permease: MSDTRSAAVASPAEGGDAPAATGGGPARIRRLWQSASGLVGVLLTVTMVVTGGLAALGLTMYDPTAQDSLVRLEGPSAAHLLGTDQFGRDIASRVMFGIWSSLQVATLSVALAASLGTFVGLLAGYLGSWVDRTIMRVNDVFFAFPAILLALAIVSALGPGARNTALAIGIVFTPLFVRVARGPVLALRDVEFVQATRVLGFSRTRILLRHLLPNVASPVLVQIALAFSWAIITESSLSFLGLGTQPPMPSLGSMVSEGRSLASQAPWMLIAPSVAVVLAVVGLNLLGDALRDALDPRSGR; this comes from the coding sequence ATGAGCGACACACGGTCCGCCGCGGTCGCCTCGCCCGCCGAGGGCGGCGACGCGCCTGCGGCGACCGGCGGCGGCCCCGCCCGCATCCGCCGGTTGTGGCAGAGCGCTTCGGGGCTCGTCGGCGTGCTGCTGACCGTCACGATGGTCGTGACGGGCGGCCTCGCGGCGCTCGGGCTGACCATGTACGACCCGACCGCCCAGGACTCGCTGGTGCGCCTGGAAGGACCGTCGGCGGCGCACCTGCTCGGCACCGATCAGTTCGGTCGCGACATCGCCTCGCGGGTCATGTTCGGGATCTGGTCCTCCCTGCAGGTCGCGACGCTCTCGGTCGCGCTCGCCGCGAGCCTCGGGACGTTCGTGGGGTTGCTGGCGGGCTACCTCGGGTCGTGGGTGGATCGCACGATCATGCGGGTCAACGACGTGTTCTTCGCGTTCCCGGCGATCCTGCTGGCGCTGGCGATCGTGTCCGCGCTGGGGCCCGGGGCCCGGAACACGGCGCTGGCGATCGGGATCGTCTTCACCCCGCTGTTCGTCCGCGTCGCGCGCGGACCGGTCCTCGCGCTGCGCGACGTCGAGTTCGTCCAGGCGACCCGTGTGCTGGGGTTCTCGCGCACGCGGATCCTGCTGCGCCACTTGCTGCCGAACGTGGCCTCGCCGGTCCTCGTGCAGATCGCGCTCGCGTTCAGCTGGGCGATCATCACCGAGTCGAGCCTGTCGTTCCTGGGTCTCGGGACGCAGCCCCCGATGCCGTCGCTCGGCTCGATGGTGAGCGAGGGCAGAAGCCTCGCGTCGCAGGCGCCGTGGATGCTGATCGCCCCATCGGTGGCCGTGGTGCTCGCGGTCGTGGGCCTCAACCTGCTCGGCGACGCGTTGCGTGACGCGCTCGACCCCCGGAGCGGTCGATGA
- a CDS encoding ABC transporter permease gives MRATHWRFLVRRLVGAVLTLLGVSVVVFVVLRVIPGDEITVMLGTEAAGLTDAQRASLEAYYGLGDPLVVQYFGWLGNVLTGNLGVSLRSGQPVGGLIANALPITVQLAVMATIIGVALGLAFGMLAASRPGGLRDATAQGFGLLGLGTPNFVVGAVLIAVLSTQFGYFPSAGDYVGFFESPAANVGQQIFPAITLGTALAAIVMRTTRGSYLDMWQQDFARTAVGKGVHPQRVRWRHVLHNALIPIVTITGIQFGYLLGGTVVVEEIFSLPGLGRLVLTGIVQRDFAVVQSTVLVIAALFVLVNFLVDLLYALIDPRVKLS, from the coding sequence ATGCGAGCGACGCACTGGAGGTTCCTCGTGCGGCGCCTGGTCGGCGCCGTGCTCACGCTCCTCGGCGTGTCGGTCGTCGTGTTCGTCGTGCTGCGCGTCATCCCCGGCGACGAGATCACCGTGATGCTGGGCACCGAGGCCGCGGGCCTGACGGACGCGCAGCGGGCGTCGCTCGAGGCCTACTACGGCCTCGGGGACCCGCTCGTCGTGCAGTACTTCGGCTGGCTGGGCAACGTGCTGACCGGCAACCTCGGGGTTTCCCTGCGCAGCGGCCAGCCCGTCGGCGGGTTGATCGCCAACGCCCTGCCGATCACCGTCCAGCTCGCGGTGATGGCCACGATCATCGGCGTCGCGCTCGGGCTCGCGTTCGGCATGCTCGCCGCCTCGCGCCCCGGGGGGTTGCGTGACGCGACCGCCCAGGGGTTCGGACTGCTCGGGCTCGGCACCCCGAACTTCGTGGTCGGCGCGGTGCTCATCGCGGTGCTCTCGACCCAGTTCGGCTACTTCCCGAGCGCCGGCGACTACGTCGGCTTCTTCGAGTCGCCGGCGGCGAACGTCGGCCAGCAGATCTTCCCCGCGATCACGCTCGGGACCGCGCTCGCGGCGATCGTGATGCGCACCACCCGGGGGTCCTACCTGGACATGTGGCAGCAGGACTTCGCCCGCACGGCGGTGGGCAAGGGTGTACACCCGCAGCGCGTGCGCTGGCGTCACGTGCTGCACAACGCCCTGATCCCGATCGTGACGATCACCGGAATCCAGTTCGGTTACCTGCTCGGCGGCACCGTCGTCGTCGAGGAGATCTTCTCGCTGCCGGGCCTCGGCCGCCTGGTCCTCACCGGTATCGTGCAGCGCGATTTCGCCGTCGTGCAGAGCACCGTGCTCGTGATCGCTGCGCTGTTCGTGCTCGTCAACTTCCTCGTCGACCTGTTGTACGCGCTCATCGACCCGCGCGTGAAGCTCTCGTGA
- a CDS encoding ABC transporter substrate-binding protein: MRATTPRAWLVLAIVGLMAVLLAACEADEAEDPEDPDDGPEEADDPEEADDPEEADDPDDPDEADDPDDDPDEEPDEAPAEGGTLEVARSADVDNLDPHLATAFQSREALELIYETLVEFDQDLNVVEGLAEDWEYTDDETLVFHLRDGVEFHDGGALTADDVVATVERLTDPDSGAVAGINFGTIESAEATDDHTVELSLSAADQTLPAAFADANAAIVPEEAIEAETFDDDPNGTGAFEFDEWDPGSVFRLSANDGYWRDGPFVDAVNIRVVPEQSSIAAGLQAGEFDIGVLEDPSIVLTLPEEEVDIHRPDALAYRTLMMNQEREPFDQEEVREAITCAIDREEVLESAALGEGRVTGPFTAPEWQFDPYGGLDCDPPDPDHAMDLLAEAGHEDGFEASAIINSDGYATAVDEGQVLQAQLAEVGIDLELEVLESGVYVDRWIEPDFDVAVALNGGRPDPHNMYARYFGLDGDLNDVATHESEEIDSLIADGLAEDDVEARQDIYREISEQLNADAPWAWLYTGFEYRITQPDVDGFVPFSDGSMRSLRDVSIGQ; this comes from the coding sequence ATGCGAGCGACGACACCGAGAGCCTGGTTGGTGCTGGCCATCGTGGGCCTGATGGCGGTGCTCCTCGCCGCCTGTGAGGCGGACGAGGCGGAGGATCCCGAGGATCCCGACGATGGCCCCGAGGAGGCCGACGACCCCGAGGAGGCCGACGACCCCGAGGAGGCCGACGACCCCGACGACCCCGACGAGGCCGACGATCCCGACGACGACCCCGACGAGGAGCCGGACGAGGCTCCCGCCGAGGGCGGCACGCTCGAGGTGGCCCGCTCGGCGGACGTCGACAACCTGGACCCGCACCTGGCGACCGCGTTCCAGAGCCGCGAGGCGCTGGAGCTGATCTACGAGACCCTCGTCGAGTTCGATCAGGATCTGAACGTCGTCGAAGGCTTGGCCGAGGACTGGGAGTACACCGACGACGAAACGCTGGTGTTCCACCTGCGCGACGGAGTCGAGTTCCACGACGGCGGCGCGCTCACCGCCGACGACGTGGTGGCGACCGTCGAGCGGCTGACCGACCCCGACAGCGGCGCGGTGGCGGGGATCAACTTCGGCACGATCGAATCGGCCGAGGCCACCGACGACCACACGGTGGAGCTCTCCTTGTCGGCGGCCGACCAGACCCTGCCCGCGGCCTTCGCGGACGCGAACGCCGCGATCGTGCCCGAGGAGGCGATCGAGGCGGAGACCTTCGACGACGACCCGAACGGCACGGGCGCGTTCGAGTTCGACGAGTGGGACCCGGGCTCGGTGTTCCGGCTGTCCGCGAACGACGGCTACTGGCGTGACGGTCCCTTCGTCGACGCCGTCAACATCCGGGTCGTGCCCGAGCAGTCGTCGATCGCCGCGGGCCTGCAGGCCGGCGAGTTCGACATCGGCGTCCTCGAGGACCCGAGCATCGTTCTCACCCTGCCCGAGGAGGAGGTCGACATCCACCGCCCGGACGCGCTCGCCTACCGCACCCTGATGATGAACCAGGAGCGCGAGCCCTTCGACCAGGAGGAGGTGCGTGAGGCCATCACGTGCGCGATCGACCGTGAGGAGGTCCTCGAGTCCGCTGCACTCGGTGAAGGACGCGTGACCGGGCCGTTCACCGCGCCGGAGTGGCAGTTCGATCCCTACGGGGGGCTCGACTGCGACCCGCCCGACCCCGACCATGCGATGGACCTGCTCGCCGAGGCCGGCCACGAGGACGGCTTCGAGGCGTCGGCGATCATCAACTCCGACGGGTACGCCACCGCGGTCGACGAGGGACAGGTGCTGCAGGCCCAGCTCGCCGAGGTCGGCATCGACCTCGAGCTCGAGGTGCTCGAGTCCGGCGTCTACGTCGACCGGTGGATCGAGCCCGACTTCGACGTCGCCGTCGCCCTGAACGGCGGCCGCCCGGATCCGCACAACATGTACGCCCGGTACTTCGGTCTGGATGGCGACCTCAACGACGTGGCCACTCACGAGAGCGAGGAGATCGACTCGTTGATCGCCGATGGGCTCGCGGAGGACGACGTCGAGGCGCGCCAGGACATCTACCGGGAGATCTCCGAGCAGTTGAACGCGGATGCGCCGTGGGCGTGGCTCTACACCGGTTTCGAGTACCGGATCACCCAGCCCGACGTGGACGGCTTCGTCCCGTTCTCCGACGGCTCCATGCGGTCCCTGCGCGACGTGTCGATCGGGCAGTAG
- a CDS encoding N-acetylmuramic acid 6-phosphate etherase — protein sequence MTEDSDGIALTGLPTEARNPRTTDLDLLTTRELLARINQEDARVPDAVAAALPVLAEVVEEGVACLGRGARIHYFGAGTSGRIAALDAAELPPTFSLEPDRVVAHQAGGATALTSAIEGAEDRVEDGEAAAAVLRPGDLALGLAASGRTPYVSGVLQAARRNGAATALISANPTAPLAPLADWHVAADTGPEAVAGSTRLKAGTAQKLLLNTFSTAVMVRLGKTYSNLMVDLSASNEKLRRRTLTILGEASGADEATCRATLEAAGGSLKVALVMLLAGVASAPATRALEEASGKVRGALDALGVGRATSAGGQDGGRG from the coding sequence GTGACCGAGGACTCCGACGGGATCGCGCTCACCGGATTGCCGACCGAGGCCCGCAACCCGCGCACCACCGACCTCGACCTGCTCACGACCCGCGAGCTCCTCGCGCGCATCAACCAGGAGGACGCGAGGGTGCCCGACGCCGTGGCCGCGGCCTTGCCGGTCCTGGCCGAGGTGGTCGAGGAGGGCGTCGCCTGCCTGGGCCGAGGCGCGCGGATCCACTACTTCGGTGCGGGCACGTCGGGCCGGATCGCGGCGCTCGACGCCGCGGAGCTGCCCCCGACGTTCTCCCTCGAACCCGACCGGGTCGTCGCCCACCAGGCGGGTGGCGCGACGGCGCTGACCAGCGCGATCGAGGGCGCCGAGGACCGAGTCGAGGACGGGGAGGCGGCGGCAGCCGTTCTCCGGCCCGGGGACTTGGCGTTGGGACTGGCCGCGAGTGGGCGTACGCCCTACGTGTCCGGCGTGCTGCAGGCGGCGCGCCGGAACGGGGCGGCCACGGCCCTCATCAGCGCGAACCCCACCGCTCCGCTGGCGCCGCTGGCCGACTGGCACGTCGCCGCCGACACGGGACCCGAGGCGGTGGCCGGCTCGACCCGCCTGAAGGCCGGGACCGCGCAGAAGCTCCTGCTCAACACGTTCTCCACCGCGGTGATGGTGCGGCTCGGCAAGACCTACTCGAACCTGATGGTCGACCTGTCGGCGAGCAACGAGAAGCTGCGACGCCGCACCCTGACCATCCTGGGGGAGGCCTCCGGCGCGGACGAGGCGACGTGCCGGGCCACCCTCGAGGCCGCCGGCGGATCGCTCAAGGTCGCCCTCGTCATGTTGCTCGCCGGGGTCGCCTCCGCCCCCGCCACCAGAGCCCTCGAAGAGGCGTCGGGCAAGGTCCGCGGGGCGTTGGACGCGCTCGGGGTGGGTCGCGCGACGTCCGCCGGCGGGCAGGACGGGGGTCGGGGATGA
- a CDS encoding MurR/RpiR family transcriptional regulator produces MPTDVPPRAPDPGELIARIRGLRGDLSTVEQRVADQLLADPAAASQRSITDLAGECGASETTIVRFCRRVGFDGYRRFRLALAAAAAQGTHPTDRDLGSDIGRDDPLRTVVKKVGASEVRAVEDTVAQLDTGTLEAVVAALVAAPRLEVFGVGASGLVAEDLQQKLHRIGRAAFVSRDPHAALTSAALLEPGDAAIGISHTGKTRDTIDPLRVAAQHGATTIAITNASRAPLARAAAHVLTTAAVETTFRSGAMSSRIAQLVVVDSLFVGVAQHTYEDTLAALSVTFEAVRDRREGGT; encoded by the coding sequence GTGCCGACCGACGTGCCGCCGCGCGCCCCAGATCCGGGGGAGTTGATCGCGCGCATCCGCGGGCTGCGCGGTGACCTCTCGACGGTCGAGCAGCGGGTCGCCGATCAGCTGCTCGCGGACCCGGCCGCCGCGTCGCAGCGCAGCATTACCGATCTGGCCGGGGAGTGCGGCGCCTCCGAGACCACCATCGTGCGCTTCTGTCGCCGGGTCGGGTTCGACGGCTACCGCCGCTTCCGGCTCGCGCTGGCGGCGGCCGCGGCGCAGGGCACACACCCGACCGACCGGGACCTCGGCAGCGACATCGGCCGGGACGACCCGCTGCGCACGGTCGTGAAGAAGGTCGGTGCGTCCGAGGTCCGTGCGGTCGAGGACACCGTCGCCCAACTCGACACCGGGACGCTCGAGGCCGTGGTCGCCGCGCTCGTGGCCGCCCCGCGTCTCGAGGTGTTCGGGGTCGGTGCCTCCGGTCTGGTCGCCGAGGATCTGCAGCAGAAGCTGCACCGCATCGGCCGCGCCGCCTTCGTGTCGCGTGACCCCCACGCCGCGCTCACCTCGGCGGCGCTCCTCGAGCCGGGTGACGCGGCGATCGGCATCTCGCACACGGGCAAGACCCGCGACACGATCGACCCGCTGCGCGTGGCGGCCCAACACGGCGCGACGACCATCGCGATCACGAACGCCTCGCGTGCACCGCTGGCGCGGGCCGCAGCGCACGTGCTCACGACCGCGGCGGTCGAGACGACGTTCCGGTCGGGGGCCATGTCGAGCCGGATCGCGCAGCTCGTGGTCGTCGACTCCCTCTTCGTCGGGGTCGCCCAGCACACGTACGAGGACACGCTGGCCGCGCTGTCGGTGACCTTCGAGGCCGTGCGCGATCGACGTGAGGGGGGAACGTGA
- a CDS encoding cell wall-binding repeat-containing protein, which produces MSTATFPRFGAVVLAFGAVLALLLVAAGLSTAAADEHFAPEEIRSEGADRYETAAQTALGAFEGEAADVDDVLLASGEDFPDALAASALAGTVEGPILLTRQASLPDATADAIEVLDPDTVHVLGGTAAVGEEVEDAVSALDVVTNRIAGADRFGTAADIASAIVSDELGGTVGEVGGSATALLADGRNFPDALAGGPGAYAGIHPILLTETDELPDDTVDALEGLEVEQVAILGGSAAIGDEVEAALAEEYDVVRLAGADRDETAAAVSGFFVDELGFDPANTGLATGVDDLGGADALASAPYLGEALAPLTLTGSLPRATADFLAEHAAEVSTLHVFGGTAAVSAETVEAARTAVSNPTYRIELSWINEPDPEAPEGETPDLFAGLPDGEGEAALTMNRAEGSIDFDITSNVDEFDDFDEGPGVHLHAGDLETSGPIMVGFADGDGLQTGGGAVSGTVTEDDFSDDAGDLTVDGIVADLDEYYVDLHSNGFPAGAVRGQLPFGGQDDIASRDATFEVELSADHEVVEDDDGVSFGVDSDAEGEATVTFRPGDGEVDFDIAVGLPDDDAFAEAPGAHLHEGRIAENGPIAFFFATGEELEAGDGEVSGTVAEDEFQDDFADLTVADILRDPSRFYVNVHSEAFPPGVARGQLPDGGADRIAELTASGDDDGGEDDNGDY; this is translated from the coding sequence ATGTCGACGGCAACGTTCCCCCGGTTCGGAGCGGTGGTGCTCGCGTTCGGCGCGGTGCTGGCCCTGCTGCTGGTCGCAGCCGGGTTGTCCACCGCCGCTGCTGACGAGCACTTCGCGCCCGAGGAGATCCGCAGCGAGGGCGCCGACCGGTACGAAACGGCCGCGCAGACGGCGCTCGGCGCGTTCGAGGGCGAGGCGGCGGACGTGGACGACGTCCTCCTGGCCAGCGGCGAGGACTTCCCCGATGCGCTCGCGGCCTCCGCGCTCGCTGGGACCGTCGAGGGGCCCATCCTCCTGACGCGCCAGGCGAGCCTGCCCGATGCGACCGCCGATGCCATCGAGGTGCTCGATCCCGACACCGTGCACGTGCTCGGCGGCACCGCGGCAGTCGGCGAGGAGGTCGAGGATGCGGTGTCGGCACTCGACGTGGTCACCAACCGGATCGCGGGCGCCGACCGCTTCGGCACCGCCGCCGACATCGCCTCCGCCATCGTGAGCGACGAGCTCGGCGGCACCGTCGGCGAGGTGGGCGGCAGTGCGACCGCTCTGCTTGCCGACGGCCGGAACTTCCCCGACGCGCTCGCCGGCGGGCCGGGCGCGTACGCCGGCATCCACCCGATCCTGCTCACCGAGACCGACGAGCTGCCCGACGACACCGTCGACGCGCTCGAGGGCCTGGAGGTGGAGCAGGTCGCGATCCTGGGCGGCTCGGCGGCGATCGGTGACGAGGTCGAGGCGGCGCTGGCGGAGGAGTACGACGTCGTCCGGCTCGCCGGCGCGGACCGCGACGAGACGGCAGCGGCCGTGTCGGGCTTCTTCGTCGACGAGCTCGGCTTCGACCCCGCGAACACCGGTCTCGCGACCGGGGTCGACGACCTCGGCGGTGCGGACGCGCTCGCGAGCGCGCCCTACCTCGGCGAGGCGCTCGCTCCGCTGACGCTCACCGGATCGTTGCCACGAGCCACGGCGGACTTCCTCGCCGAGCACGCCGCGGAGGTGAGCACCCTGCACGTCTTCGGCGGCACCGCCGCGGTGAGTGCGGAGACCGTGGAGGCGGCGCGCACCGCGGTGTCCAACCCGACCTACCGCATCGAGCTGTCGTGGATCAACGAGCCCGACCCCGAGGCGCCCGAGGGCGAGACGCCCGACCTCTTCGCGGGCCTTCCGGACGGCGAGGGGGAGGCCGCGCTCACGATGAACCGCGCGGAGGGCTCGATCGACTTCGACATCACCAGCAACGTGGATGAGTTCGACGACTTCGACGAGGGTCCCGGGGTGCACCTGCACGCCGGCGATCTGGAGACCAGCGGCCCGATCATGGTGGGCTTCGCCGACGGCGATGGTCTGCAGACCGGCGGGGGTGCGGTCTCGGGCACCGTCACCGAGGACGACTTCTCCGACGACGCCGGCGACCTCACCGTGGACGGGATCGTTGCGGATCTCGACGAGTACTACGTCGACCTGCACAGCAACGGCTTCCCGGCCGGTGCGGTGCGCGGCCAGCTCCCGTTCGGCGGCCAGGACGATATCGCGAGCCGGGACGCCACATTCGAGGTCGAGCTGTCGGCCGACCACGAGGTCGTCGAGGACGACGACGGGGTGAGCTTCGGCGTCGACAGCGACGCCGAGGGCGAGGCCACGGTCACGTTCCGGCCCGGCGACGGCGAGGTGGACTTCGACATCGCCGTCGGCCTGCCCGACGACGACGCGTTCGCGGAGGCCCCCGGCGCACACCTGCACGAGGGGCGCATCGCCGAGAACGGCCCGATCGCGTTCTTCTTCGCCACCGGCGAGGAACTCGAGGCCGGCGACGGCGAGGTCTCGGGCACCGTGGCCGAGGACGAGTTCCAGGACGACTTCGCCGACCTCACGGTTGCCGACATCCTGCGCGACCCGAGCCGCTTCTACGTGAACGTCCACAGCGAGGCGTTTCCGCCCGGCGTGGCCCGCGGACAGCTGCCCGACGGTGGCGCCGATCGCATCGCTGAACTGACCGCCAGCGGCGATGACGACGGCGGCGAGGACGACAACGGCGACTACTGA